In one window of Bdellovibrio bacteriovorus DNA:
- a CDS encoding substrate-binding periplasmic protein: MRTLFFIFLLWNVTALAQDKSLTLGIPYQVKRVTSIIEYQNFVQKALKDAGFESRIKVTSGKIPYDEMLSGGVDGILYDDLHIKKDRKNTVSTSFPLINTRSRFFYRKENPKFKNKNFSNAVLAELKGCVSSANKIIEEEALRRKLNFINSNSPLQSVTAVLEGKADYFIAIEEVGKSAVNSHPEAKNKIVYSEEVFKEVPLYLTFHKKHAKDMPKIERALVKNLRGDLRQYPQISENLNKDP, translated from the coding sequence GTGAGGACATTATTTTTTATTTTCTTACTCTGGAACGTTACGGCTCTTGCTCAGGATAAATCCCTGACATTAGGAATTCCGTATCAAGTCAAACGAGTGACCTCTATCATCGAATATCAAAACTTCGTGCAAAAAGCCTTGAAGGATGCGGGCTTTGAATCTCGTATCAAAGTTACTTCTGGCAAAATTCCCTATGACGAGATGCTTTCGGGCGGTGTCGATGGAATCCTTTACGATGATCTGCATATAAAGAAGGATCGCAAAAACACAGTAAGTACTTCGTTTCCTTTAATAAACACACGAAGCCGTTTCTTTTACCGCAAAGAAAACCCGAAATTTAAAAATAAGAATTTTTCCAATGCTGTCTTGGCAGAGTTAAAAGGCTGCGTTTCTTCGGCGAATAAGATCATCGAAGAAGAAGCTCTTCGTCGGAAGCTTAATTTCATAAACTCGAACAGCCCGCTTCAAAGCGTCACCGCCGTTCTTGAGGGCAAGGCAGACTATTTTATCGCGATTGAAGAAGTCGGAAAAAGCGCGGTGAATTCTCACCCTGAAGCAAAAAATAAAATCGTTTACAGTGAGGAAGTATTCAAAGAAGTTCCGCTCTATCTTACCTTCCACAAAAAACACGCCAAGGACATGCCAAAAATCGAAAGAGCTTTGGTGAAAAACCTGCGCGGCGACCTACGGCAGTATCCACAAATCTCAGAAAACCTGAATAAAGATCCCTAG
- a CDS encoding MerR family transcriptional regulator: MRTMMMTTTMMTTNSEPEQLEMDSSELSLGDSHVDFIEESAAAPVTATAPISIPAMLCDDKLLEEINAIPDKMGFKIGDVAEILGIKQYVLRYWETEFEILRPKKASNNQRMYTRKDVENALLIRKLLHRDRFSIEGARNAMKELKAHVRKEKDMSQVIHKLENFNETVEELIMDIRRVRQMFK; encoded by the coding sequence ATGAGGACGATGATGATGACGACGACTATGATGACAACGAATAGTGAGCCAGAACAACTCGAAATGGATAGTTCCGAGTTGTCTCTTGGTGATAGCCACGTTGATTTCATTGAAGAGTCCGCAGCTGCTCCGGTGACTGCGACGGCTCCGATCTCGATTCCGGCAATGCTTTGTGATGACAAGCTTTTGGAAGAGATCAATGCCATCCCGGATAAAATGGGATTTAAAATCGGCGATGTTGCTGAAATCTTGGGTATCAAACAATATGTTCTTCGTTACTGGGAAACAGAGTTTGAAATCCTTCGCCCTAAAAAAGCCTCTAACAATCAACGTATGTACACTCGTAAAGATGTCGAAAATGCGTTGTTGATCCGTAAACTTTTGCACCGCGATCGTTTCTCGATTGAAGGCGCAAGAAATGCGATGAAAGAACTTAAAGCTCATGTTCGCAAAGAAAAAGATATGAGCCAGGTGATTCATAAGCTTGAAAACTTCAACGAGACGGTTGAAGAGTTGATTATGGATATTCGCCGCGTTCGCCAAATGTTTAAATAG
- a CDS encoding integration host factor subunit alpha: MTKADIVENVYQKIGFSKKEASELVELCFDTLKDVLQNGDKVKISGFGNFVVRGKNERIGRNPQTGEQIKISARRVLTFRPSQVLKAMLNGEEYAHLKDEDDDDDDDYDDNE, translated from the coding sequence GTGACTAAGGCCGATATCGTCGAGAACGTGTATCAAAAGATCGGTTTCTCGAAAAAAGAAGCTTCCGAGCTTGTTGAGCTTTGCTTCGATACTTTGAAAGACGTTTTACAAAACGGCGACAAAGTAAAAATCTCTGGTTTTGGTAACTTCGTTGTTCGCGGCAAAAACGAACGTATTGGTCGCAACCCTCAAACAGGGGAGCAGATCAAGATTTCCGCTCGCCGTGTTCTTACGTTCCGTCCTTCGCAAGTTTTAAAAGCGATGTTGAACGGTGAAGAGTACGCTCACTTAAAAGATGAGGACGATGATGATGACGACGACTATGATGACAACGAATAG